In the Oncorhynchus gorbuscha isolate QuinsamMale2020 ecotype Even-year linkage group LG05, OgorEven_v1.0, whole genome shotgun sequence genome, one interval contains:
- the LOC124035096 gene encoding fibroblast growth factor 4B-like, translating to MAFQSAFLPILVLGLMTSLVRCAPFTGRLNGTVERRWETLYSRSLARIPGEKREINRDSDYLMGIKRLRRLYCNVGIGFHIQVSPDGRITGVHNENPYSLLEISPVERGVVTIFGVQRGLFVAMNSKGKLYGSVHYNNDCKFKETLLANNYNAYESVAYPTMYIGLSKTGKTKRGNRVSPAMTVTHFLPRI from the exons ATGGCCTTTCAATCGGCCTTCTTACCAATATTGGTCTTGGGACTGATGACTAGTTTGGTGCGTTGTGCCCCCTTCACTGGCAGGCTGAATGGCACGGTGGAACGACGCTGGGAGACACTGTACTCGCGGTCCTTGGCTCGGATCcctggggagaaaagagagataaaCCGGGACAGCGACTATCTTATGGGCATTAAACGGCTACGACGCCTTTATTGCAACGTAGGAATTGGGTTTCATATTCAAGTTTCACCCGATGGGAGAATAACAGGGGTGCACAATGAAAACCCTTACA GTCTCCTTGAGATATCTCCAGTAGAGAGAGGAGTTGTGACAATCTTTGGCGTCCAACGCGGTCTATTCGTGGCCATGAACAGCAAAGGGAAGCTGTACGGATCT GTTCATTACAACAACGACTGCAAATTCAAAGAAACTCTCCTGGCAAATAATTACAATGCTTACGAATCGGTGGCATACCCGACGATGTACATTGGACTAAGCAAGACTGGTAAAACAAAAAGAGGAAACCGAGTGTCACCAGCCATGACAGTGACGCATTTCTTGCCGAGAATCTGA